The following coding sequences lie in one Ictalurus furcatus strain D&B chromosome 7, Billie_1.0, whole genome shotgun sequence genomic window:
- the dsg2l gene encoding desmoglein-2-like protein: MATFLTFCVLITTFCTTVIWAEASKEELRTLNRQKREWIIPPKKLVENVDYTTGDFIAKIRSDEETRTDVEYSLIGAAVDEGLFSVGRKNGYVKIHGILDREKTASYELKGRATLINGKLAERDLDLKIIVLDQNDNAPEFKVQMIGSVYELSDDDTSVIAIQADDADEQGTVHSQITYRVIQQKPAGEMMFQIDQSSGEIRVKMNTLDREKQETYQLIITGTDMKGAMDYDPKNRPLTGTGTVTINILDVNDNIPILEKNSYEGSVEENIKNIEVIRVKTIDKDKPHTENWEAVYTIISGNEAVHFNITTDPETNEGILVVTKELDYEERKEFNLTLEVNNKAAYHKSVIVKRITYTINIKVVNMPEGPHFKPPVKVVSISEDHKTIGLKTVITTYTATDSDTMLTATNVRYLKGEDVDSWVSINEQTAEIRLNKYPDRESKFLINGTYYVKILCITNDFVPKTATGTLAIQVEDFNDHCPILTSSVQTLCYSNRVVYVTATDGDKYPNADPFTFTVVTKDTKEKWSSERLNETTVILHSQEILWPGRYTVGLDVQDQQGKSCEVQKLQVTVCTCTEEQVCRPQRRSSTNTVLGAGGVLVLLLGILLLLLIPVLLLLCECGGAAAFGNFQAFPFEQEQHLITYHTEGQGEDKELSMLHHVPVNVNGGSNGKLVAGWGAREDSKKYGWESQEEYQWHVDQYKGFIVAKKATVKGGHYERCTVSNFSLIALSETYLGNYYAKKVQEKALQEASTNQVLVSNYETCHSVTGSLEDICSHLHEDNNLDFLDGLGPQFKRLAEICCGSAIKLEVSSTPMPPKTVSSSSQLGVKVESAVGGVHSEAASVSASSSSSTNQITTTDYGENISSEGATSTTTVGQTLFIQQPTVYLSSTPMYVVEQHHQPTLFLASAPTLPSLGLQQANTRVLVDPGIGDTVVHEFSDHHDHQSTVSGTVQVVESQRMERMEPAHVLQSSSHSSISKSPSMQARGQSGW; the protein is encoded by the exons ATGGCGACATTTCTGACTTTCTGCGTTTTAATAACCACGTTTTGTACGACT GTAATCTGGGCTGAAGCAAGTAAAGAAGAGCTGCGAACGCTCAATCGACAGAAAAGAGAATGGATCATCCCTCCAAAGAAACTGGTCGAGAATGTGGATTATACCACAGGTGATTTCATTGCCAAA ATCCGATCGGATGAAGAGACCAGGACGGATGTGGAATATTCTCTAATAGGAGCTGCAGTGGACGAGGGATTATTCAGCGTAGGCAGAAAGAATGGCTACGTCAAGATCCATGGCATCTTGGACAGAGAGAAAACCGCTAGTTATGAA CTCAAAGGGAGAGCTACGCTAATAAATGGAAAACTTGCTGAAAGGGACCTCGATTTGAAAATCATAGTTTTAGACCAGAATGACAACGCCCCTGAGTTTAAAGTTCAGATGATTGGTTCTGTTTACGAGCTCAGTGATGACG ACACCAGTGTAATTGCAATCCAAGCTGACGATGCTGACGAGCAAGGCACGGTACATTCACAAATCACCTACAGGGTTATACAGCAGAAGCCGGCTGGAGAGATGATGTTCCAAATAGACCAATCATCTGGTGAAATCAGAGTCAAAATGAACACTCTGGACCGAGAG AAACAAGAAACGTACCAACTGATCATCACAGGTACAGACATGAAAGGAGCCATGGATTATGATCCCAAAAACAGACCACTGACAGGAACAGGGACCGTGACCATCAACATACTTGATGTCAATGATAACATCCCCATATTAGAGAAGAACTCA TACGAGGGTAGTGTGGAGGAGAATATCAAGAATATTGAAGTGATCCGTGTTAAAACTATAGACAAAGATAAGCCCCACACTGAGAACTGGGAGGCTGTGTACACCATCATCTCAGGGAATGAAGCCGTTCACTTCAACATCACCACCGACCCCGAAACTAACGAGGGCATCCTGGTGGTCACTAAG GAGCTGGACTATGAGGAGAGGAAAGAGTTCAATCTGACACTGGAGGTCAACAACAAGGCAGCTTATCACAAGTCAGTGATTGTCAAGCGCATAACCTACACTATTAATATCAAAGTAGTGAACATGCCCGAAGGCCCTCATTTCAAACCCCCTGTCAAAGTCGTCTCCATCTCTGAAGACCACAAAACGATCGGCCTGAAGACGGTCATCACTACGTACACGGCCACGGACAGCGATACAATGTTAACCGCCACTAACGTCAG GTATTTAAAAGGAGAAGATGTGGACAGCTGGGTGAGCATTAATGAGCAAACAGCCGAGATCAGACTCAACAAATATCCAGACCGCGAGTCCAAGTTCCTGATCAATGGAACGTACTACGTCAAAATCTTATGCATCACCAATG ATTTTGTACCCAAAACTGCGACAGGAACTCTTGCAATTCAGGTGGAGGATTTCAACGACCACTGTCCGATTCTGACCAGCTCAGTCCAAACGCTGTGTTACAGCAACCGCGTAGTGTACGTCACAGCCACGGACGGGGATAAATACCCCAACGCAGACCCTTTTACATTCACAGTGGTTACCAAGGACACAAAGGAGAAATGGAGCTCTGAGCGTCTTAATG AAACAACAGTCATTTTGCACAGCCAGGAGATCCTGTGGCCGGGACGCTACACAGTTGGACTGGATGTCCAAGACCAGCAGGGAAAGTCCTGCGAGGTTCAAAAGCTTCAGGTAACCGTGTGCACATGCACTGAGGAGCAAGTGTGCCGACCCCAGAGACGGAGCAGCACCAACACTGTACTGGGAGCAGGTGGAGTTCTGGTACTACTGCTAGGAATCCTGCTTCTCTTGT TGATTCCGGTGCTTTTGCTGTTGTGTGAATGTGGAGGAGCTGCAGCTTTTGGTAATTTCCAGGCCTTTCCATTCGAACAAGAACAGCACCTCATCACCTATCACACTGAAGGCCAAGGAGAGGATAAg GAACTATCAATGCTGCATCACGTACCCGTGAATGTAAACGGTGGCAGCAATGGGAAATTGGTAGCTGGATGGGGAGCACGTGAAGACTCGAAGAAATATGGATGGGAATCTCAAGAGGAATACCAGTGGCATGTCGACCAGTATAAAGGTTTCATTGTTGCTAAAAAGGCAACTGTAAAGGGAGGACATTATGAGCGTTGTACAGTGAGCAACTTCAGTCTCATTGCTCTATCCGAGACCTACTTAGGCAACTACTATGCAAAG AAAGTACAAGAAAAGGCACTGCAGGAAGCTAGTACAAACCAGGTGCTCGTGTCTAACTACGAAACCTGCCACTCAGTCACTGGCTCCTTGGAGGACATCTGCAGCCATCTACACGAGGATAACAATCTGGATTTCCTCGATGGCCTCGGGCCTCAGTTCAAAAGGCTCGCCGAGATTTGCTGTGGCTCGGCCATTAAACTCGAGGTCAGCTCCACTCCCATGCCTCCCAAAACAGTCTCCTCCAGTTCACAATTGGGTGTCAAAGTGGAAAGTGCTGTTGGTGGTGTCCACAGTGAGGCCGCCTCCGTCTCTGCATCCAGCTCCTCCTCCACCAACCAAATCACAACTACAGATTATGGAGAGAATATTAGCAGCGAAGGCGCCACATCAACAACCACTGTAGGCCAAACTCTTTTCATCCAGCAGCCAACTGTCTACCTTTCCTCTACCCCCATGTACGTAGTGGAGCAACATCATCAGCCCACCTTGTTTCTGGCTTCTGCTCCAACCCTTCCCAGCCTGGGGTTGCAGCAAGCAAACACCAGAGTACTGGTGGATCCCGGTATTGGAGACACAGTGGTGCATGAGTTCTCAGACCACCATGACCATCAGAGCACTGTTTCTGGTACTGTTCAGGTCGTAGAGAGCCAACGAATGGAGAGAATGGAGCCTGCGCATGTCCTGCAGAGCTCCTCACACTCCAGCATCAGCAAGAGTCCGAGTATGCAAGCCAGAGGGCAAAGTGGATGGTGA